From Phycodurus eques isolate BA_2022a chromosome 20, UOR_Pequ_1.1, whole genome shotgun sequence, a single genomic window includes:
- the rpl15 gene encoding 60S ribosomal protein L15, with the protein MGAYRYMQELWRKKQSDVMRFLLRVRCWQYRQLSNLHRAPRPTRPDKARRLGYKAKQGYVIYRIRVRRGGRKRPVPKGATYGKPVHHGVNQIKFARSLQSTAEERAGRHCGGLRVLNSYWVGEDSTYKFFEVILIDPFHKTIRRNPDTQWITKAVHKHREMRGLTSAGKKSRGLGKGHKFHQTIGGSRRAAWKRRNTLQLHRYR; encoded by the exons ATGGGGGCATATCGGTATATGCAGGAGTTGTGGCGCAAGAAGCAGTCCGATGTGATGCGCTTTCTGCTTCGTGTGCGCTGCTGGCAGTACCGTCAACTGTCAAACCTTCACCGGGCACCAAGACCTACTAGACCTGATAAAGCCCGAAGGCTGGGATACAAGGCCAAACAAG GTTATGTCATTTACCGTATCCGTGTGCGCCGTGGAGGTCGTAAACGCCCTGTGCCCAAGGGTGCCACTTATGGAAAACCAGTGCACCATGGTGTTAACCAGATCAAGTTTGCCCGCAGTTTGCAGTCAACCGCTGAG GAGCGTGCTGGCCGTCACTGTGGCGGCCTGAGAGTGCTGAACTCCTACTGGGTTGGCGAGGACTCCACCTACAAGTTCTTTGAGGTGATTTTGATAGACCCCTTCCATAAGACTATCAGGCGCAACCCGGACACCCAATGGATCACAAAGGCTGTGCACAAGCACAGAGAGATGCGTGGCCTGACCTCTGCAGGAAAGAAGAGCCGTGGGCTGGGCAAGGGCCACAAGTTCCACCAGACCATCGGAGGTTCTCGTCGTGCAGCCTGGAAGAGGCGTAACACCCTGCAGCTGCACCGTTATCGTTAG